The Gossypium hirsutum isolate 1008001.06 chromosome A03, Gossypium_hirsutum_v2.1, whole genome shotgun sequence genome contains the following window.
ctcactagaagtgctctcatACGGTATTCCCAAAGTCTTAGACACAAAACATGCAACATAGAaatgtgtagagcctatgtctataGTGCAACATAAAATACATAAAGAATTAAAAACATACCCATGATGACGTctggagcatctctatcctcacGAAAACATGCAGTATAAAAAAATGCAAGTGGCCTCACCTCAGTCGGCCCAGTACCTCTACTTGGTGCTCTCTGACCTCGACCTATACCGCTACCATCCATAGCCTGTCCTCGGCCCCTTAGGTGGTTGCTGTACCCCTCTCGACAGCTGTACAGTCAGCAACCGGAGCTTGCATCTAATTACCCCTCAGTGGACAATCCTTAACTCGATGCTCAATCGACCCACACCTTAAACAAGCCCCAGTAGCTCTCCAAAACTCGCCCGGATGGTGTCTATTACAAAGCTGGCACATCACCACCCCAACAGGAATAGCAACAGTAGGTCTAGCTCTCACGGGCCCATTAgtcctggcctttttcttaggcctccaCCCCACATTTGTAGGCTCAAAATCCCTTTTAGCCTTTCCTTTTTCACGGTTTTGGCACTCAGAGCGCTTCACCTCCTCGACTATATTGGCCTTCTTGACCAATGCGGAAAAATtccgctccctctgtggagctatcaaaactcgcAGACTATTGCAGAGACCATCATCAAATCAGACACAAGGCTCATACTCGATTGCCAACATGCCCCTCGCATAACGGCTCAATCTAATAAACTCAACCTCGTACTCAGCCATAGAACGGTCACTTTTAGTGAGATTTAGAAACTCACGTCGCCTAGCATCAGTGTAGCTAGCTCCCACGtacttattttgaaaaatggtctTAAACAGATACCAAGACAGTCGattgggctgagtgccctccttaacggtcAGACACCATTGATACGCCTCATCTCGCATTAATGACACTGCCTCCTTGAGTTTCTGCTCATCAGAAAAGTTTAGATTGTCCATGATACGCTCCgtggcctccatccagtactTAGCCACACTCGGAGCAACTCTAGCGATGCCTCTGAATATCTCAGCCCCATTCGACCAGAGTCGTTTCATAACCAACCCAAGGGCCTCCAGATCCAGTATTAGccccagcgaccctctctagaatttgcagcatggcctGAGACAGTCGTCGTCCCCAGCTGCACGGTCCTAAGACTCAGCACCAGCCTCAGTAACATGTGACACCGACGTCTCGCTAGTGTCCAAATTAGGGATCGTATCAGATGCGAATGACTCAGCTTGAATTcttctacggcctctacctcggtTTCTAGTACCTCGTCCACGAGTACCACGTGTGCTCATCGTAACCATCGAATTAATCTGTGTTTAGAAGTTTTATGCACATCAGAGTACAGTTTCGATAattattagtagatattttatgtAAAACAATATCAAAGTTTCAGAGTCAGTTATCGCGAGTAATAAGCCCACTACAGTTTTCTATTTACACTACCTAAAGTGTTTCAGTAACGTACTACCCATAGTAATCTCATAACTCATACA
Protein-coding sequences here:
- the LOC107887687 gene encoding uncharacterized protein is translated as MKRLWSNGAEIFRGIARVAPSVAKYWMEATERIMDNLNFSDEQKLKEAVSLMRDEAYQWCLTVKEGTQPNRLSWYLFKTIFQNKYVGASYTDARRREFLNLTKSDRSMAEYEVEFIRLSRYARGMLAIDLRVLIAPQRERNFSALVKKANIVEEVKRSECQNREKGKAKRDFEPTNVGWRPKKKARTNGPVRARPTVAIPVGVVMCQLCNRHHPGEFWRATGACLSCREGYSNHLRGRGQAMDGSGIGRGQRAPSRGTGPTEVRPLAFFYTACFREDRDAPDVIMDIGSTHFYVACFVSKTLGIPYESTSSEISVVSPLGQSIGLVKHRVSLDCAKKRVVLRTDKDNEIVVIGERQNYLSNMIFVLVAKKLVRKGCKVFLAYISVSDSVDSTVNDIRTMSDFPDIFLEELPGLPLSPFMDLMIRVFQPYLDQFVVVFIDDILIYSKSEDEHDEHLRVVLQIFREKQLYAKFPKCEFWLQEVIFWGHVVSAGGIHVDHRKIEGVLDWK